In Candidatus Hydrogenedentota bacterium, the following proteins share a genomic window:
- a CDS encoding rRNA pseudouridine synthase, which translates to MVRLQKYLAECGVASRRASEELIASGRVTVNGAPACLGQTVDPAADAVAVDGKPLAEAGQKIYIVLNKPPNCVSTARDTHGRRTVLDCVRGLDTRVYPVGRLDYDVEGVLLLTNDGELAFRLIHPSYEVEKVYLAWVQGRVGDDAVQRLEKGVRLEDGMTAPAGAAVLNAGARTSLLRLTLHEGRKHEVKRMCGAVGHRVQSLRRIAFAGIQADDLRPGEWRTLTPEEVAGLARLVGLPA; encoded by the coding sequence GTGGTGCGCCTCCAAAAATACCTCGCCGAATGCGGCGTCGCCTCACGACGCGCCTCCGAGGAGCTCATCGCGTCGGGACGGGTCACCGTCAACGGCGCACCCGCCTGTCTGGGACAGACCGTTGACCCCGCCGCCGATGCGGTGGCCGTGGACGGGAAACCCCTGGCGGAAGCCGGGCAGAAGATCTATATCGTCCTCAACAAGCCCCCCAACTGCGTCTCCACCGCCAGGGACACCCATGGACGCCGCACTGTCCTGGACTGTGTCCGGGGGCTGGACACGCGGGTCTATCCTGTCGGGCGGCTGGACTACGACGTGGAGGGCGTCCTGCTCCTCACCAACGACGGCGAGCTCGCCTTCCGCCTCATCCACCCCAGCTACGAGGTCGAGAAGGTCTACCTCGCCTGGGTACAGGGCCGCGTCGGCGACGACGCGGTGCAACGTCTCGAAAAGGGCGTGCGCCTCGAGGACGGCATGACCGCGCCCGCCGGGGCCGCCGTGCTGAATGCGGGCGCCAGAACCTCCCTGCTCCGTCTCACCCTCCACGAGGGGCGGAAACATGAGGTCAAGCGCATGTGCGGGGCCGTCGGCCACCGCGTCCAAAGCCTCCGCCGCATCGCGTTCGCGGGCATCCAAGCCGACGATTTGCGCCCCGGCGAGTGGCGCACCCTCACCCCCGAGGAGGTGGCCGGACTGGCAAGACTGGTGGGGCTTCCCGCATAA
- a CDS encoding Gfo/Idh/MocA family oxidoreductase — MMRSNGADGGTGTTRRDFLKTSAALAATAVPGIARNAFAAGGDTLRLGMIGCGPRCTGAAAEALTADPGTRLVAMCDIIRDRIMAKRERLQKQFKDRVAVDDDHCFTGFDGYKHVIESSDVVLIANAAKFHPFHAMAALRAGRHVFMEKPHGIDPAGIKLLAEAAALAKEKGLCLASGLHSRHHTGYAETVRRIHDGAIGDIVSIEENFLRPPYQITPREDWMSELEWQCSTQYHFNWLSGDDVPQSLVHNLDRASWVLGNAAPVKCHGLAGRSSMTDPIYGNVFDHHSVVYEMENSVRVYAFCRTTEGCYNDSSSIVFGTKGHASIMNCQIWGENEWVWKGDCNPYQVEHDVLFRAIRSGQPVNNGDYMARSTLFGIMGQISCYTGEEITWERVCNSDFAYPPKPEDCHDGMEPPVLPGPDGSYPVYKPGYTRLLEA; from the coding sequence ATGATGCGTTCAAACGGGGCTGACGGGGGCACCGGCACCACACGGCGTGATTTCCTGAAAACCTCCGCGGCGCTGGCCGCCACAGCCGTTCCGGGCATTGCCAGAAACGCGTTCGCCGCCGGGGGCGACACCCTGCGCCTGGGCATGATCGGCTGCGGGCCCCGCTGCACCGGCGCCGCCGCGGAAGCCCTGACGGCGGATCCCGGCACGCGCCTGGTCGCCATGTGCGACATCATCCGGGACCGCATCATGGCCAAGCGCGAGCGCCTGCAAAAACAGTTCAAGGACCGTGTCGCCGTGGACGACGACCACTGTTTCACGGGGTTTGACGGCTACAAACACGTCATCGAGTCCTCCGATGTGGTGCTCATCGCCAACGCGGCCAAATTTCACCCCTTCCACGCGATGGCCGCGCTCCGTGCCGGCAGGCATGTCTTCATGGAGAAACCCCACGGCATAGACCCGGCGGGCATCAAACTGCTGGCGGAGGCGGCGGCGCTGGCCAAAGAAAAGGGGCTTTGCCTCGCGTCCGGGCTGCACAGCCGCCACCACACCGGATACGCCGAGACGGTCCGGCGGATACACGACGGCGCCATCGGCGACATTGTCAGCATCGAGGAGAACTTCCTGCGCCCGCCGTACCAGATCACGCCGCGCGAGGACTGGATGTCGGAGCTGGAGTGGCAGTGCAGCACCCAGTACCATTTCAACTGGCTCTCCGGGGACGACGTGCCCCAGTCGCTCGTCCACAACCTTGACCGCGCAAGCTGGGTGCTGGGCAACGCCGCGCCGGTGAAATGCCACGGACTCGCAGGCCGCTCCTCCATGACCGATCCCATCTACGGCAACGTCTTCGACCACCATTCCGTGGTCTACGAAATGGAAAACAGCGTGCGCGTGTACGCCTTCTGCCGCACGACCGAGGGCTGTTACAACGACTCGTCCAGCATCGTCTTCGGCACCAAGGGCCATGCCTCCATCATGAACTGCCAGATTTGGGGCGAGAATGAATGGGTCTGGAAGGGCGACTGCAACCCCTACCAGGTCGAGCATGACGTGCTGTTCAGGGCCATCCGCTCCGGCCAGCCCGTCAACAACGGCGACTACATGGCCCGCAGCACCCTGTTCGGGATCATGGGGCAGATTTCCTGCTACACCGGCGAGGAAATCACCTGGGAGCGGGTCTGCAACTCAGATTTCGCCTACCCGCCCAAACCCGAAGACTGCCATGACGGCATGGAGCCGCCCGTGCTGCCCGGCCCCGACGGCAGCTATCCCGTGTACAAACCGGGATACACCAGACTACTCGAAGCCTGA
- a CDS encoding NAD(P)/FAD-dependent oxidoreductase, translated as MTDTPYDVLIVGGGFAGLSAAALLSRQKRRVLLVEASARLGGRATYFERDGFVWQYGQHSHRLAHDGIAARVFNAIGDPIDFLDTRGGTAYLYLNGALYPRPEGAGAFLFTRLLPFTARLDFLRFYARLLKEEPGPWYGRTLLEYYRVRGRNPSVEKFLCFLGFAVMIPDPARVSAGEVIRFLQRAAKVPVKQGEPRGGSKQLIDKLRNCIRTHGGEIRTRERVREILSGGGRVLGVRTDLAEHRAGQVVFAAPLFHLFGLMPESLFQPAFVEYVKGIRSSSGVSIDFVFDGPVTEMTGGILGVDIPLWVKFQSNLDPTIAPPGRHVNTWAMLLEQGTPATPKNAEPVVARIKQIMEEVLPGAARRIVHERRLLLPVVNANMLIPEQSLPRRPAVACPDVEGLYFIGDTVQSEGCSGDIAFSSALQLAELL; from the coding sequence ATGACGGACACGCCGTATGATGTGCTGATTGTCGGGGGCGGCTTTGCCGGCCTGTCGGCGGCCGCCCTGCTGTCCCGGCAGAAACGGCGGGTGCTGCTTGTGGAGGCCTCCGCGCGCCTCGGCGGCCGGGCGACGTATTTCGAGCGGGACGGATTTGTCTGGCAATACGGGCAGCACTCGCACCGGCTCGCCCATGACGGCATTGCGGCGCGGGTCTTCAACGCGATTGGCGACCCGATAGACTTTCTGGACACCCGCGGCGGCACGGCGTATCTGTACCTCAACGGGGCGCTTTATCCGCGTCCGGAGGGCGCCGGGGCGTTTCTTTTCACCCGGCTCCTGCCGTTCACGGCGCGGCTGGACTTCCTCCGCTTTTACGCGCGCCTGCTGAAAGAGGAGCCCGGCCCGTGGTATGGCCGGACACTGCTCGAATATTACCGTGTCCGGGGCCGCAACCCGTCTGTGGAGAAGTTCCTGTGCTTCCTGGGGTTCGCGGTGATGATTCCCGATCCCGCGCGGGTGTCGGCGGGGGAGGTGATCCGGTTTCTGCAGCGGGCGGCGAAAGTCCCCGTGAAACAGGGCGAGCCCCGGGGCGGATCCAAGCAGTTGATAGACAAGCTCCGGAACTGCATCCGCACCCACGGGGGTGAAATCCGCACGCGGGAACGGGTCCGTGAAATTCTTTCGGGCGGGGGCAGGGTCCTGGGTGTCCGGACGGACCTTGCGGAGCACCGCGCCGGGCAGGTCGTGTTCGCCGCACCCCTGTTTCACCTGTTTGGATTGATGCCCGAGTCCCTGTTCCAGCCGGCATTCGTGGAATATGTGAAGGGCATCCGCTCCTCCTCCGGAGTGAGCATAGATTTTGTGTTTGACGGGCCGGTGACAGAGATGACCGGCGGCATCCTCGGGGTGGACATCCCGCTCTGGGTCAAGTTCCAGTCAAACCTGGACCCGACCATCGCGCCCCCCGGCAGGCATGTGAACACCTGGGCCATGCTGCTGGAGCAGGGCACGCCCGCAACGCCGAAAAACGCCGAACCCGTCGTGGCGCGCATCAAACAAATCATGGAGGAGGTGCTTCCCGGGGCCGCGCGCCGCATTGTCCACGAGCGCAGGCTGCTCCTCCCCGTGGTCAACGCGAACATGCTCATACCGGAGCAGTCTCTGCCGAGGCGTCCGGCGGTGGCCTGCCCCGACGTGGAAGGGCTTTACTTCATTGGCGACACCGTGCAAAGCGAGGGATGCAGCGGCGACATCGCCTTTTCATCGGCGCTCCAACTGGCCGAGCTCCTCTGA